A single genomic interval of Pseudomonadota bacterium harbors:
- the folP gene encoding dihydropteroate synthase, translating into MVTQPSDTFTVGPLTLPKPALLGVLNVTPDSFSDGGRYATLDRAVAAAERMAAQGADLIDVGGESTRPGAEPVSTEEELARVVPVVEALASRIATPISVDTSHPEVMRAALAAGAQLVNDVRALSRPGALEAVAESDAAVCLMHMRGTPLTMQTNPDYAEVVDEVAAFLEHAVQRCEGAGITRSRIMIDPGFGFGKTLQHNLTLLARLPELQSTGCPVLVGVSRKSMFGQLLDRAVDERLAGTLAAGQLALDGGAHVLRVHDVAEHHDMRQVWQRVRALRHNST; encoded by the coding sequence ATGGTGACGCAACCTTCGGACACCTTTACGGTCGGGCCGCTGACGCTGCCAAAGCCGGCGCTGCTGGGCGTGCTGAACGTCACTCCCGATTCTTTTTCTGACGGCGGTCGCTACGCTACGCTGGACCGCGCCGTGGCGGCTGCCGAGCGGATGGCGGCGCAAGGTGCTGATCTGATCGACGTTGGCGGGGAGTCCACCCGACCGGGCGCGGAGCCGGTCAGCACCGAAGAGGAGCTGGCGCGGGTTGTGCCGGTGGTTGAAGCGCTGGCGTCCCGGATCGCAACGCCGATCTCGGTCGACACCTCTCACCCTGAGGTCATGCGGGCCGCGCTGGCTGCAGGTGCTCAGCTGGTCAACGACGTACGGGCCCTGTCGCGGCCAGGTGCGTTGGAGGCGGTCGCGGAAAGTGACGCCGCCGTTTGCCTGATGCACATGCGCGGTACACCGCTCACCATGCAGACGAATCCAGACTATGCTGAGGTGGTGGATGAGGTCGCGGCGTTTCTTGAGCACGCGGTGCAGCGCTGCGAGGGAGCCGGCATCACCCGGAGCCGAATCATGATCGATCCGGGCTTTGGTTTTGGCAAAACGCTGCAACACAATTTAACCCTGCTCGCGCGCTTGCCTGAGCTACAGTCGACGGGCTGCCCCGTGCTGGTTGGCGTGTCCCGCAAGTCGATGTTTGGACAGCTGCTGGATCGGGCGGTTGACGAACGGCTTGCCGGAACGCTGGCGGCAGGGCAGCTGGCGCTGGACGGTGGCGCCCACGTCCTGCGGGTTCACGACGTGGCGGAGCACCACGATATGCGCCAGGTCTGGCAACGCGTACGCGCGCTGCGACACAACTCAACTTAA
- the glmM gene encoding phosphoglucosamine mutase yields MSRKYFGTDGIRGRVGDEVINAQFALKLGHAMGSVLRRRGAPLVVIGKDTRISGYMFEAALEAGLAAAGADIRLLGPMPTPAVAFITRTLRAGAGIVISASHNPHYDNGFKFFSSAGEKLPDEVEAEIELELDRPFSTVDSGSLGRAQRVEDAAGRYVEFCKRTIPYTSSLAGIKMVLDCANGATYDVGPAVFTELGAEVVAIGNEPDGLNINEKAGSLHPELLQQAVVEHQADLGIAFDGDGDRVQMVDGSGELIDGDQLLYIIARHREDAGRLGGGIVGTLMTNFGLETCFRERGINFVRADVGDRFVHQQLLKRGWLVGGEASGHILCLDKTTTGDAIISALEVLEILSSSGQTLAQAAHGFEKFPQTMINVPVKGKVAMDSSATVLDAVKDVEASLGNDGRVILRPSGTEPVVRVTVEGRRGGQVDELAQQLAQVVQEEFS; encoded by the coding sequence ATGAGCCGAAAATATTTTGGTACTGACGGCATTCGGGGCCGTGTCGGGGATGAGGTTATCAACGCCCAGTTTGCCCTCAAGCTGGGCCATGCGATGGGTAGCGTGCTGCGACGCCGCGGCGCTCCGCTGGTGGTGATCGGCAAAGACACACGTATCTCGGGCTATATGTTTGAGGCCGCGCTGGAAGCCGGTCTGGCGGCAGCCGGGGCCGATATTCGACTGCTGGGACCCATGCCGACCCCCGCGGTGGCATTTATCACCCGCACCCTGCGAGCCGGCGCCGGCATCGTGATCAGCGCCTCGCACAATCCTCATTACGACAACGGCTTTAAGTTCTTTAGCAGCGCCGGCGAGAAGCTGCCGGACGAAGTGGAGGCAGAGATTGAGCTGGAGCTGGACCGGCCGTTCAGCACAGTGGACTCCGGCAGCTTAGGACGGGCTCAGCGCGTGGAAGATGCGGCCGGGCGCTACGTCGAGTTTTGCAAGCGCACCATTCCTTATACAAGCTCGCTGGCCGGCATCAAGATGGTGCTCGACTGCGCCAACGGTGCCACGTACGACGTGGGGCCAGCCGTGTTCACCGAGCTGGGTGCGGAGGTGGTTGCCATCGGGAACGAGCCCGATGGGCTCAATATCAACGAAAAGGCCGGGTCCCTGCATCCTGAGCTGCTGCAGCAGGCGGTCGTGGAACACCAGGCAGATCTTGGCATCGCGTTCGACGGCGACGGCGACCGCGTGCAGATGGTCGACGGTTCCGGCGAGCTGATCGATGGTGATCAGCTCCTCTACATCATCGCCCGACACCGCGAGGACGCGGGCCGCCTCGGTGGCGGTATCGTCGGCACGCTGATGACCAACTTTGGGCTGGAGACCTGCTTCCGAGAGCGGGGCATCAACTTCGTGAGGGCTGACGTCGGCGACCGCTTTGTGCACCAGCAGCTGCTCAAGCGTGGCTGGCTGGTGGGTGGTGAGGCGTCCGGGCACATTCTCTGTCTTGACAAAACCACCACCGGCGATGCCATTATCAGTGCTCTGGAGGTGCTGGAGATTTTGTCCTCCAGCGGGCAGACCCTGGCGCAGGCCGCCCATGGCTTTGAGAAGTTTCCGCAGACCATGATCAACGTGCCGGTGAAGGGTAAGGTGGCGATGGACAGCTCCGCCACCGTGCTCGACGCCGTCAAAGATGTTGAGGCGAGCCTCGGCAATGACGGCCGGGTGATTCTCCGTCCTTCCGGCACCGAACCTGTGGTTCGGGTGACGGTCGAGGGTCGACGTGGCGGCCAGGTTGACGAACTCGCGCAGCAGCTGGCGCAGGTGGTACAGGAGGAATTTAGCTAG
- a CDS encoding 2-oxoglutarate and iron-dependent oxygenase domain-containing protein — translation MQETQKVPTLDLSTFEVDPEGFVTALGEAYQRYGFCGIRNHGISDAVMGSAYRVFQEFFALPAAVKQAYAAGEGGARGYTGIGIETAKDAQHPDLKEFWHVGRELPVDHPQRDRMPPNQWPTEVAEFRENAYALYEALDDLGRRVLQAMALYLGQDERYFDSRVNEGNSILRPIHYPPIEEETPSVRAGRHEDINLITLLIGSEQPGLEILSRSGDWVPVTTVPGAIMCNIGDMMQRLTNHVFPSTTHRVVNPPGDEALKPRYSIPFFLHPNADFMIETLSTCISEDRPNRYPEALSSHDYLEQRLVEIGLKS, via the coding sequence GTGCAGGAAACCCAGAAGGTCCCGACGCTGGACCTGTCGACGTTTGAGGTCGATCCCGAAGGGTTTGTGACGGCGCTGGGCGAGGCCTACCAGCGCTACGGTTTTTGCGGCATCCGCAACCATGGCATCAGCGACGCCGTGATGGGCTCCGCGTATCGCGTGTTCCAGGAATTTTTTGCGCTGCCCGCGGCGGTTAAGCAGGCGTATGCCGCCGGTGAGGGCGGGGCCCGAGGCTATACCGGCATCGGGATCGAAACGGCCAAGGATGCGCAGCATCCCGACCTCAAGGAGTTCTGGCACGTGGGCCGGGAACTGCCGGTCGATCATCCGCAGCGAGACCGCATGCCGCCCAACCAGTGGCCCACGGAGGTGGCCGAGTTCCGGGAAAACGCCTACGCACTCTACGAGGCGCTCGACGACCTGGGTCGCCGCGTGCTGCAAGCGATGGCGCTTTACCTTGGACAGGACGAACGCTACTTCGACTCCCGGGTCAACGAGGGCAACAGCATCCTTCGACCGATTCACTATCCGCCCATCGAGGAAGAAACGCCATCGGTGCGGGCGGGACGGCACGAAGACATCAACCTGATCACGCTGCTGATCGGTTCCGAGCAGCCGGGCCTGGAAATTTTGAGCCGCAGCGGTGACTGGGTACCCGTGACCACGGTTCCCGGGGCCATCATGTGCAACATCGGCGACATGATGCAGCGGCTGACCAACCACGTGTTTCCGTCGACCACCCACCGGGTGGTGAATCCGCCCGGGGACGAGGCGCTGAAGCCGCGCTACTCGATTCCCTTTTTCCTGCATCCCAACGCCGATTTTATGATCGAAACGCTGTCGACCTGTATCAGCGAAGATCGGCCCAACCGCTACCCCGAGGCGCTGTCGTCGCACGACTACCTCGAGCAGCGGCTGGTCGAAATCGGGCTCAAAAGCTGA
- a CDS encoding tetratricopeptide repeat protein, with the protein MARVDLTSIRARRVMLPVLLLLTFASGLRTAVGETIPAGVTLLAQLADRGDADAQYGLGTWYMENHASQSELEQARDWLLQAARQQHVHAMFRLGVMLNRFDSLRDEGQSMTWVRGAAEAGLADAQALFGMYLFQGLDGSTPDCTAAAGWLEKADAVGHETAQSNLVWVLATCPVEGQRDGSRALRLAFDQVYRRGMKTANQMDNLAAAYAAAGDFLSAEVAQREALAMEEDPEVKAIFQEHLDSYLKREAWVEHPTPR; encoded by the coding sequence GTGGCGCGCGTCGATCTCACGTCGATCAGAGCCCGGCGGGTGATGCTGCCCGTTTTGCTTTTGCTGACGTTTGCATCGGGCCTGAGGACCGCGGTCGGCGAGACGATTCCCGCCGGGGTGACGCTGCTGGCCCAGCTGGCCGACCGGGGTGACGCTGACGCGCAGTACGGGCTCGGTACCTGGTACATGGAAAACCACGCGTCGCAGTCCGAGCTGGAACAGGCCCGGGACTGGCTGCTGCAGGCAGCGCGCCAGCAGCACGTTCACGCCATGTTCCGCCTCGGCGTCATGCTTAACCGATTCGATAGCCTGCGCGATGAAGGGCAGTCGATGACCTGGGTTCGCGGCGCGGCTGAGGCCGGGCTGGCGGATGCCCAGGCGCTGTTTGGTATGTACCTGTTTCAGGGGTTGGACGGCAGCACGCCCGACTGTACCGCCGCGGCCGGCTGGCTGGAGAAAGCGGACGCGGTGGGTCACGAGACCGCCCAGAGCAATCTCGTGTGGGTGCTGGCGACCTGCCCGGTGGAGGGTCAGCGCGATGGATCCCGCGCGCTGCGCCTGGCCTTCGATCAGGTCTATCGACGAGGCATGAAGACCGCCAATCAGATGGACAACCTCGCCGCCGCCTACGCGGCCGCCGGCGATTTTCTGAGCGCTGAGGTGGCTCAGCGGGAGGCGCTGGCGATGGAGGAGGACCCGGAAGTCAAAGCGATTTTTCAGGAGCACCTCGACAGCTACCTCAAGCGTGAGGCCTGGGTGGAGCATCCGACGCCTCGCTAG
- a CDS encoding integrin alpha: MLKKNKIQSLSALLGLWLCADVLAQSIELNLTKAVSDSNGAAVDGASAGDLLGWAVSGDGDYNGDGINDLAIAAQGFDVVGANGTSNNAGAVYVVFGSSEGFDQIDLAGLTAAGGGDGSRGFVLFGQLTNENVGNALASAGDVNGDGIDDLLIGSTTMQNALGGGGVYLIFGRSAADPMPAEFFLSNLRTSDNVNSGFGVVLEGSQAGGRSGTALVGNIDVNVDGRSDMVIGSLFFGAGRTPRPGIINVLYGRSADNPWPAVQRLIDLRDNLGTGDEGFQIIGDVASSALGSRLAATGDFTGDGFDDFVMGSPSASASDGIGNSAGFLIPGRVSGPGEGYGSGLNLSLEEERVFVHRLLGDVAEDQAGEAVAGLGDVNGDGRPDLAVSAPLADHNGEDSGSVYVFYGRPASRPVPESYSLAGLLPENGGDGSDGFVLVGAPGQELGDAIAGAGDFNGDGLDDFLVGAKADGQGAQEAGAVYVVYGRAGGFPARVEVAGLSASDQGQKLLGEAVDDSVGDRLAVGRDLDRDGNPEILVGARQVDVAGANDGRIYAINGQGGSLAGLVGADSRAWYDPQRAGEGIMVEVGTLDGGPSLFVTWYTHVGGEQLWLAAGPVSLEPDQTEVTMDLLSTSGGSFGADFDADAVAFDVWGSVTFTRVACDQLLWRYQGPPEIGGGQRQFLPLLSDLLQQPGCTDNSDAKGAAGASLGAGSAGAWWDPARAGEGVVVDLETRGAQPTLFFSWFTYHDGAQRWLVGSAAFDPASGIVEPLSLVEPAGAQFGAAFNPQDVFNRPWGQATLSFSACNGLAVQYEGAFDGGSDQAGSLSLVRFTGQPFGLSCP, encoded by the coding sequence ATGTTGAAAAAGAACAAGATCCAGAGCCTGTCGGCTCTTCTGGGGCTATGGCTTTGCGCTGACGTGCTGGCGCAATCCATTGAGCTGAACCTGACGAAGGCTGTCTCGGACAGCAACGGCGCGGCCGTTGACGGGGCTTCAGCCGGGGACCTCCTCGGCTGGGCCGTGAGCGGGGACGGCGACTACAACGGCGACGGCATCAACGATCTGGCGATCGCCGCGCAGGGTTTCGACGTTGTCGGTGCCAACGGTACGTCCAACAACGCCGGTGCCGTCTACGTGGTCTTCGGCAGCAGCGAAGGCTTCGATCAAATCGATCTGGCCGGGCTCACGGCGGCTGGCGGCGGCGACGGCAGCCGCGGCTTTGTCCTGTTTGGCCAGCTCACCAACGAAAACGTCGGCAACGCGCTGGCGAGCGCTGGCGACGTGAATGGCGACGGTATCGACGATCTGCTGATCGGCTCCACCACGATGCAAAACGCCCTGGGGGGCGGCGGTGTCTACCTGATTTTCGGTCGCAGCGCCGCTGACCCGATGCCGGCGGAGTTCTTTCTGAGCAACCTGCGGACCTCAGACAACGTCAACAGCGGCTTTGGTGTTGTGCTGGAGGGCAGTCAGGCCGGTGGCCGGTCCGGCACCGCCCTGGTCGGCAACATCGACGTCAACGTCGACGGCCGGTCAGATATGGTGATTGGCAGCCTCTTTTTCGGCGCGGGTCGGACCCCGCGGCCGGGGATCATCAACGTGCTTTATGGCCGCTCGGCCGATAACCCGTGGCCGGCGGTTCAGCGGCTCATCGATCTGCGCGACAACCTCGGCACCGGTGACGAAGGCTTTCAGATTATCGGCGACGTGGCCTCAAGCGCGCTGGGCAGCCGCCTGGCCGCTACGGGCGATTTTACCGGGGACGGTTTCGATGATTTTGTGATGGGTTCACCCAGCGCGAGCGCGTCGGACGGCATTGGCAACAGCGCGGGCTTTTTGATACCCGGCCGTGTATCGGGTCCGGGTGAGGGCTATGGCAGCGGGCTTAACCTGTCGCTTGAAGAGGAGCGGGTTTTTGTCCACCGCCTGCTCGGCGACGTGGCCGAGGACCAGGCGGGTGAAGCGGTGGCCGGCCTGGGCGACGTCAACGGTGATGGACGGCCGGATCTGGCGGTGAGTGCGCCCCTGGCTGACCACAACGGCGAAGACAGCGGCAGCGTCTACGTGTTCTATGGTCGGCCAGCCTCGCGACCGGTGCCGGAGAGCTATTCGCTGGCCGGGCTGCTGCCGGAGAACGGCGGCGACGGCAGCGATGGCTTTGTGCTGGTCGGCGCCCCGGGGCAGGAACTCGGTGACGCAATCGCGGGTGCGGGTGACTTCAACGGTGACGGGCTGGACGATTTCCTGGTTGGCGCCAAGGCGGACGGCCAGGGCGCCCAGGAGGCGGGTGCCGTCTATGTGGTCTACGGCCGAGCCGGCGGCTTTCCGGCGCGGGTGGAAGTCGCGGGCCTGAGCGCCAGTGACCAGGGGCAGAAGCTCCTCGGCGAAGCGGTAGACGATAGCGTCGGTGATCGGCTCGCCGTCGGGCGCGATCTCGATCGGGACGGCAACCCCGAGATTTTGGTCGGCGCTCGTCAGGTGGACGTGGCGGGAGCCAACGATGGACGTATCTACGCGATCAATGGCCAAGGCGGCTCGCTGGCTGGCCTGGTGGGGGCTGACAGCCGGGCTTGGTACGACCCGCAGCGCGCCGGCGAGGGGATTATGGTTGAGGTGGGCACCCTGGACGGCGGTCCGTCCCTGTTTGTGACCTGGTATACGCACGTTGGCGGTGAGCAGCTCTGGCTGGCTGCCGGGCCGGTGAGCCTGGAGCCTGACCAGACGGAGGTCACCATGGACCTGCTGAGCACCTCGGGCGGCAGCTTCGGCGCTGATTTTGACGCTGATGCGGTGGCGTTTGACGTCTGGGGCAGCGTCACCTTCACCCGAGTTGCGTGCGATCAGCTGCTGTGGCGCTATCAGGGGCCACCCGAAATCGGCGGCGGCCAGCGCCAGTTCCTGCCGCTGCTCAGCGACCTGCTGCAGCAGCCCGGCTGCACCGACAACTCGGATGCCAAAGGCGCGGCGGGTGCCAGCCTGGGCGCGGGCAGCGCCGGCGCCTGGTGGGATCCGGCGCGGGCTGGCGAAGGTGTGGTAGTGGACCTGGAAACGCGGGGCGCCCAGCCGACGCTGTTTTTCAGCTGGTTTACCTACCACGACGGCGCCCAGCGCTGGCTGGTGGGCAGCGCAGCCTTTGACCCGGCAAGCGGCATAGTTGAGCCGCTGTCGCTGGTCGAACCGGCCGGCGCGCAGTTTGGCGCCGCCTTCAATCCGCAGGATGTGTTCAACCGCCCCTGGGGCCAGGCGACGCTTAGCTTCTCCGCCTGTAACGGCCTGGCGGTTCAGTACGAGGGGGCGTTCGACGGCGGGTCAGATCAGGCCGGGAGCCTGTCCCTGGTGCGATTCACCGGCCAGCCGTTTGGTCTGAGCTGCCCCTGA